A window of Drosophila subobscura isolate 14011-0131.10 chromosome E, UCBerk_Dsub_1.0, whole genome shotgun sequence contains these coding sequences:
- the LOC117892102 gene encoding kinesin-like protein unc-104 isoform X6, whose translation MSSVKVAVRVRPFNSREIGRESKCIIEMTGATTAITNPKVPPNTSEAVKRFNFDYSYWSHDPRDSDFSTQTMVYKDIGEEMLQHSFDGYNVCIFAYGQTGAGKSYTMMGRQEEQQEGIIPMICQDLFSRIHKTENDELKYSVEVSYMEIYCERVRDLLNPKNKGNLRVREHPLLGPYVEDLSKLAVTDYQDIHDLIDEGNKARTVAATNMNETSSRSHAVFTIFFTQRRHDTMTDLTTEKVSKISLVDLAGSERADSTGAKGTRLKEGANINKSLTTLGKVISALAEVSASKKKHNKKADFIPYRDSALTWLLRENLGGNSKTAMIAAISPADINYDETLSTLRYADRAKQIVCKAVVNEDANAKLIRELKEEIQKLRDLLKAEGIEVQEEDELNKSTTGIKSPSKSRNRNGSTTEMAVDQLQASEKLIAELNETWEEKLKRTEEIRLQREAVFAEMGVAVKEDGITVGVFSPKKTPHLVNLNEDPNLSECLLYYIKDGLTRLGTHEANVPQDIQLSGSHILKEHCTFENRNSTVTLLPHKDAIIFVNGRQLVEPEVLKTGSRVILGKNHVFRFTNPEQARELREKITENEAENEEKEKADAPDWNFAQCELLEKQGIDLKAEMKKRLDNLEEQYKREKLQADQQFEEQRKTYEARIDALQKQVEEQSMTMSMYSSYSPEDFHQEEDVYNNPMYESCWTAREAGLAAWAFRKWRYHQFTSLRDDLWGNAIFLKEANAISVELKKKVQFQFTLLTDTLYSPLPPELASSVAPLQQEDEFGAPPVSKTLVAVEVTDTKNGATHYWSLEKLRQRLELMREMYHNEAEMSPTSPDYNVESLTGGDPFYDRFPWFRMVGRSFIYLSNLLYPVPLVHKVAIVNERGDVRGYLRIAVQPVLDEESIDFNNGVKQSARLVFNEDDAKPKYRALNEKDDVQRYIDNGGLDSKLEELEDVDSGRGIDSNSASECPENAEEPGEHLQVGKEFTFRVTVLQATGIGAEYADIFCQFNFLHRHEEAFSTEPVKNSASGAPLGFYHVQNITVPVTKSFIEYLKTQPIMFKIFGHYQTHPLHKDAKQEFVSRPPPRRMLPPSIPISQPVRSPKFGPLPCPPSSTVLAKHDVLVWFEICELAPNGEYVPSVVEHSDDLPCRGLFLLHQGIQRRIRITIVHEPTPEVKWKDINELVVGRIRNTPESSDEQDEDACVLSLGLFPGEVLDVPGDDRSFYRFEAAWDSSLHNSALLNRVSQGGETIYITLSAYLELENCARPAIVTKDLSMVIYGRDARTGPRSLKHLFSGQYRNPEANRLSGVYELSLRRASEAGSPGVQRRQRRVLDTSSTYVRGEENLHGWRPRGDSLIFDHQWELEKLTRLEEVGRMRHLLLLRERLGMDTNPNPTTKTEKDVCNLAARAATSPVHMVIPQSPQTPVKDPQQILPEREYNQREQDLMLKCLKLVQAGRFAKNEANDTQTQSDVSPSDEGCADMTVSCISSNSMEDNKFVIRRRLCSPDRADAPNGWEAPAPATQPILPLRLYVPELEEIRVSPVVARKGLLNVLEHGGSGWKKRWVTVRRPYVFIYRSEKDPVERAVLNLATAQVECSEDQAAMVKIPNTFSVVTKHRGYLLQTLGDKEVHDWLYAINPLLAGQIKSRLARRTLEPASQTASQIQASSAANANSANK comes from the exons ATGTCGTCGGTTAAGGTGGCGGTGCGAGTGCGCCCCTTCAACTCGCGCGAAATAGGCAGGGAGTCGAAATGCATCATCGAGATGACCGGGGCCACCACGG CCATAACCAATCCAAAGGTGCCGCCCAACACGAGTGAGGCGGTGAAGCGTTTCAACTTTGATTACTCCTACTGGTCCCATGAT CCACGCGACTCGGACTTTTCCACACAGACGATGGTCTACAAGGACATTGGCGAGGAGATGCTGCAACATTCCTTCGATGGCTACAACGTGTGCATCTTTGCCTATGGCCAGACCGGTGCCGGCAAGTCCTACACCATGAtgggcaggcaggaggagcagcaggagggcaTCATACCCATGATATGCCAGGATCTCTTCAGTCGCATAcacaaaaccgaaaacgaTGAGCTCAAGTATTCG GTTGAAGTCTCCTACATGGAGATCTACTGCGAGCGGGTGCGGGATCTGCTGAATCCCAAGAACAAGGGCAACTTGCGGGTGCGCGAGCATCCATTGCTGGGTCCCTATGTCGAGGATCTGTCCAAGCTGGCAGTAACCGACTATCAGGACATACACGACCTCATCGACGAGGGCAACAAGGCGCG gACTGTGGCCGCCACCAACATGAACGAGACGAGCTCCCGCTCGCATGCCGTCTTCACCATCTTCTTTACACAGCGTCGCCACGACACAATGACCGATCTGACCACCGAGAAGGTCTCCAAGATCAGTCTGGTGGATCTGGCTGGCTCGGAGCGTGCCGACTCGACCGGTGCCAAGGGCACACGCTTGAAGGAGGGCGCCAACATCAACAAGTCCCTGACCACGCTGGGCAAAGTCATCTCCGCCCTGGCCGAAGTC TCT GCATCGAAGAAGAAACACAACAAGAAGGCCGACTTTATACCCTACCGCGACTCGGCTCTGACTTGGTTGCTGCGCGAGAATCTCGGTGGCAACTCCAAGACGGCCATGATAGCGGCCATTTCCCCAGCGGACATCAACTACGACGAAACGCTGAGCACTCTGAG GTATGCGGATCGTGCCAAGCAAATTGTGTGCAAGGCAGTGGTCAATGAGGATGCCAATGCGAAGCTTATACGCGAGCTCAAGGAGGAGATACAGAAGCTGCGGGATCTGCTCAAGGCCGAGGGCATTGAGGTGCAGGAAG AGGATGAGCTGAACAAGTCCACGACGGGCATCAAGTCGCCATCAAAGTCGCGCAATCGCAATGGCTCCACCACGGAAATGGCCGTGGATCAGCTGCAGGCCAGCGAGAAGCTCATTGCAG AACTCAATGAAACCTGGGAGGAGAAGCTGAAGCGCACCGAGGAGATTCGCCTGCAGCGTGAGGCTGTCTTTGCCGAAATGGGTGTGGCTGTCAAGGAGGACGGCATCACTGTGGGCGTGTTCTCGCCCAAGAAGACGCCGCATCTGGTGAACCTCAACGAGGACCCGAATCTGTCCGAGTGTCTGCTGTACTACATCAAGGACGGGCTCACGCGGCTGGGCACCCACGAGGCGAATGTGCCGCAGGACATACAGCTGTCCGGCTCGCACATCCTCAAGGAGCACTGCACCTTCGAGAACCGCAACAGCACCGTGACCCTGCTGCCCCACAAGGATGCCATTATCTTTGTGAACGGACGCCAGCTGGTGGAGCCGGAGGTGCTGAAGACCGGCTCGCGTGTCATTCTGGGCAAGAATCACGTGTTCCGCTTCACCAATCCGGAGCAGGCACGCGAACTGCGCGAGAAGATCACCGAGAACGAGGCCGAGaacgaggagaaggagaaggccgACGCACCGGACTGGAACTTTGCCCAGTGCGAGCTGCTCGAGAAGCAGGGCATCGACCTCAAGGCCGAGATGAAGAAGCGTCTCGACAACCTCGAGGAGCAGTACAAGCGCGAGAAGCTGCAGGCCGACCAGCAGTTCGAGGAGCAGCGCAAGACCTACGAGGCGCGCATCGATGCACTGCAGAAGCAGGTCGAGGAGCAGTCCATGACCATGTCCATGTACAGCAGCTACTCCCCGGAGGATTTCCACCAAGAGGAGGATGTCTACA ACAATCCCATGTACGAGTCCTGCTGGACTGCACGCGAGGCTGGACTGGCCGCTTGGGCCTTCCGCAAGTGGCGCTATCATCAGTTCACCTCGCTGCGCGATGATCTCTGGGGCAATGCCATATTCCTCAAGGAGGCCAATGCCATTTCCGTTGAACTAAAGAAgaag GTGCAATTCCAATTCACTCTCTTGACCGACACTCTGTACTCTCCGCTGCCGCCCGAGCTGGCCTCGAGTGTCGCAccgctgcagcaggaggacgaGTTTGGCGCACCGCCCGTGTCCAAGACCCTGGTGGCCGTCGAAGTCACAGACACCAAGAACGGAGCCACTCACTACTGGTCGCTGGAGAAGCTTCG ACAGCGCCTGGAGCTGATGCGCGAGATGTACCACAATGAGGCAGAGATGAGTCCCACCTCGCCGGACTACAACGTGGAGAGTCTCACCGGTGGGGACCCGTTCTACGATCGCTTCCCCTGGTTCCGCATGGTCGGACGCTCGTTCATCTACCTGAGCAACCTGCTCTATCCCGTGCCACTGGTGCACAAGGTGGCCATTGTCAACGAGCGTGGGGATGTGCGGGGCTACCTAAGGATCGCCGTGCAGCCGGTGCTGGATGAGGAGTCGATCGACTTTAACAATGGAGTGAAGCAGTCGGCCCGCTTGGTCTTCAACGAGGATGATGCCAAGCCCAAGTATCGCGCTCTCAACGAGAAGGATGACGTGCAGCGGTACATCGACAATGGTGGCCTCGACAGCAAGCTGGAGG AGCTCGAGGATGTTGACTCGGGACGCGGCATTGACTCCAACTCTGCCTCGGAGTGCCCCGAGAATGCCGAGGAGCCCGGCGAGCATCTGCAGGTGGGCAAGGAGTTCACCTTCCGCGTGACGGTGCTGCAGGCCACTGGCATTGGTGCCGAGTACGCAGACATCTTCTGTCAGTTCAA CTTCTTGCATCGCCATGAGGAGGCTTTCTCCACGGAGCCGGTCAAGAACTCGGCCTCGGGCGCACCTCTGGGCTTCTACCATGTGCAGAAT ATAACTGTGCCCGTGACCAAGTCGTTCATCGAGTACTTGAAGACGCAGCCGATCATGTTCAAGATCTTTGGCCACTACCAGACGCATCCGCTGCACAAGGATGCCAAGCAGGAGTTTGTGTCGCGGCCCCCGCCCAGGCGCATGCTGCCCCCGAGCATACCCATCAGTCAGCCAGTGCGCAGTCCCAAGTTCGGGCCACTGCCCTGTCCACCCTCATCCACGGTCCTGGCCAAGCACGATGTCCTGGTGTGGTTCGAGATCTGCGAACTGGCACCCAACGGAGAGTACGTGCCATCG GTGGTGGAACACAGCGACGATCTTCCCTGCCGCGGGCTCTTCCTGCTGCATCAGGGCATCCAGCGACGCATTCGCATCACCATTGTGCACGAGCCCACGCCCGAGGTGAAGTGGAAGGACATCAATGAGCTGGTGGTGGGACGCATACGCAACACGCCCGAGTCCTCCGACGAACAGGATGAGGATGCGTGCGTCCTGTCGCTGGGTCTGTTCCCCGGCGAAGTGCTGGACGTGCCCGGCGACGATCGCTCCTTCTATCGCTTCGAGGCCGCCTGGGACTCGAGTCTGCACAACTCGGCGCTGCTCAATCGCGTCTCGCAGGGCGGCGAGACCATCTACATCACACTCAGCGCCTACTTGGAG CTGGAGAACTGCGCTCGCCCGGCCATCGTTACGAAGGATCTGAGCATGGTGATCTATGGACGCGACGCTCGCACCGGTCCCCGCTCGCTGAAGCATCTGTTCTCGGGGCAGTACCGCAATCCGGAGGCCAATCGACTGTCCGGCGTGTACGAGCTGTCGCTGCGTAGAGCATCTGAAGCAGGTAGTCCAG GTGTGCAGCGTCGGCAGCGTCGCGTGCTGGACACCAGCTCCACGTATGTGCGTGGCGAGGAGAATCTGCATGGCTGGCGGCCACGCGGCGACTCGCTGATCTTCGACCATCAGTgggagctggagaagctgaCGCGCCTCGAGGAGGTGGGACGCATGcggcatctgctgctgttgcgcgAGCGCCTGGGCATGGACACCAACCCGAATCCGACAACCAAAACGGAGAAGGATGTCTGCAACCTGGCTGCCCGTGCGGCCACCTCCCCCGTGCACATGGTCATTCCACAATCGCCGCAAACGCCGGTCAAGGATCCGCAACAAATCTTGCCAGAACGCGAGTACAACCAACGGGAGCAGGATCTCATGCTCAAGTGCTTGAAGCTGGTGCAAG CTGGACGCTTTGCCAAGAACGAGGCTAACGACACTCAAACCCAGTCGGATGTCTCGCCCAGCGATGAGGGCTGCGCCGACATGACCGTCAGCTGCATCTCCAGCAACTCCATGGA AgacaacaaatttgtaattCGACGCAG GCTATGCTCGCCGGATCGCGCCGATGCCCCGAATGGCTGGGAGGCACCTGCCCCAGCCACTCAGCCGATTCTGCCGCTGCGTCTGTACGtgccggagctggaggagattCGCGTCAGCCCTGTGGTGGCCCGCAAGGGACTGCTGAATGTCCTGGAACATGGCGGTTCGGGCTGGAAGAAGCGCTGGGTG ACTGTGCGTCGTCCTTATGTGTTTATCTATCGCTCGGAGAAGGATCCCGTGGAGCGGGCTGTCCTCAACCTGGCCACGGCTCAGGTGGAGTGCAGCGAGGATCAGGCAGCCATGGTCAAGATACCCAACACTTTCAG TGTGGTGACCAAACATCGTGGCTATCTGCTGCAGACACTCGGCGACAAGGAGGTGCACGACTGGCTCTATGCCATCAATCCTCTGCTGGCTGGTCAGATCAA ATCCCGCCTGGCGCGACGCACCTTGGAGCCGGCCAGCCAGACGGCCTCCCAGATCCAGGCCAGCAGCGCCGCGAATGCAAACAGTGCGAACAAATGA
- the LOC117892102 gene encoding kinesin-like protein unc-104 isoform X8: MSSVKVAVRVRPFNSREIGRESKCIIEMTGATTAITNPKVPPNTSEAVKRFNFDYSYWSHDPRDSDFSTQTMVYKDIGEEMLQHSFDGYNVCIFAYGQTGAGKSYTMMGRQEEQQEGIIPMICQDLFSRIHKTENDELKYSVEVSYMEIYCERVRDLLNPKNKGNLRVREHPLLGPYVEDLSKLAVTDYQDIHDLIDEGNKARTVAATNMNETSSRSHAVFTIFFTQRRHDTMTDLTTEKVSKISLVDLAGSERADSTGAKGTRLKEGANINKSLTTLGKVISALAEVSASKKKHNKKADFIPYRDSALTWLLRENLGGNSKTAMIAAISPADINYDETLSTLRYADRAKQIVCKAVVNEDANAKLIRELKEEIQKLRDLLKAEGIEVQEEDELNKSTTGIKSPSKSRNRNGSTTEMAVDQLQASEKLIAELNETWEEKLKRTEEIRLQREAVFAEMGVAVKEDGITVGVFSPKKTPHLVNLNEDPNLSECLLYYIKDGLTRLGTHEANVPQDIQLSGSHILKEHCTFENRNSTVTLLPHKDAIIFVNGRQLVEPEVLKTGSRVILGKNHVFRFTNPEQARELREKITENEAENEEKEKADAPDWNFAQCELLEKQGIDLKAEMKKRLDNLEEQYKREKLQADQQFEEQRKTYEARIDALQKQVEEQSMTMSMYSSYSPEDFHQEEDVYNNPMYESCWTAREAGLAAWAFRKWRYHQFTSLRDDLWGNAIFLKEANAISVELKKKVQFQFTLLTDTLYSPLPPELASSVAPLQQEDEFGAPPVSKTLVAVEVTDTKNGATHYWSLEKLRQRLELMREMYHNEAEMSPTSPDYNVESLTGGDPFYDRFPWFRMVGRSFIYLSNLLYPVPLVHKVAIVNERGDVRGYLRIAVQPVLDEESIDFNNGVKQSARLVFNEDDAKPKYRALNEKDDVQRYIDNGGLDSKLEELEDVDSGRGIDSNSASECPENAEEPGEHLQVGKEFTFRVTVLQATGIGAEYADIFCQFNFLHRHEEAFSTEPVKNSASGAPLGFYHVQNITVPVTKSFIEYLKTQPIMFKIFGHYQTHPLHKDAKQEFVSRPPPRRMLPPSIPISQPVRSPKFGPLPCPPSSTVLAKHDVLVWFEICELAPNGEYVPSVVEHSDDLPCRGLFLLHQGIQRRIRITIVHEPTPEVKWKDINELVVGRIRNTPESSDEQDEDACVLSLGLFPGEVLDVPGDDRSFYRFEAAWDSSLHNSALLNRVSQGGETIYITLSAYLELENCARPAIVTKDLSMVIYGRDARTGPRSLKHLFSGQYRNPEANRLSGVYELSLRRASEAGSPGVQRRQRRVLDTSSTYVRGEENLHGWRPRGDSLIFDHQWELEKLTRLEEVGRMRHLLLLRERLGMDTNPNPTTKTEKDVCNLAARAATSPVHMVIPQSPQTPVKDPQQILPEREYNQREQDLMLKCLKLVQAGRFAKNEANDTQTQSDVSPSDEGCADMTVSCISSNSMELCSPDRADAPNGWEAPAPATQPILPLRLYVPELEEIRVSPVVARKGLLNVLEHGGSGWKKRWVTVRRPYVFIYRSEKDPVERAVLNLATAQVECSEDQAAMVKIPNTFSVVTKHRGYLLQTLGDKEVHDWLYAINPLLAGQIKSRLARRTLEPASQTASQIQASSAANANSANK, encoded by the exons ATGTCGTCGGTTAAGGTGGCGGTGCGAGTGCGCCCCTTCAACTCGCGCGAAATAGGCAGGGAGTCGAAATGCATCATCGAGATGACCGGGGCCACCACGG CCATAACCAATCCAAAGGTGCCGCCCAACACGAGTGAGGCGGTGAAGCGTTTCAACTTTGATTACTCCTACTGGTCCCATGAT CCACGCGACTCGGACTTTTCCACACAGACGATGGTCTACAAGGACATTGGCGAGGAGATGCTGCAACATTCCTTCGATGGCTACAACGTGTGCATCTTTGCCTATGGCCAGACCGGTGCCGGCAAGTCCTACACCATGAtgggcaggcaggaggagcagcaggagggcaTCATACCCATGATATGCCAGGATCTCTTCAGTCGCATAcacaaaaccgaaaacgaTGAGCTCAAGTATTCG GTTGAAGTCTCCTACATGGAGATCTACTGCGAGCGGGTGCGGGATCTGCTGAATCCCAAGAACAAGGGCAACTTGCGGGTGCGCGAGCATCCATTGCTGGGTCCCTATGTCGAGGATCTGTCCAAGCTGGCAGTAACCGACTATCAGGACATACACGACCTCATCGACGAGGGCAACAAGGCGCG gACTGTGGCCGCCACCAACATGAACGAGACGAGCTCCCGCTCGCATGCCGTCTTCACCATCTTCTTTACACAGCGTCGCCACGACACAATGACCGATCTGACCACCGAGAAGGTCTCCAAGATCAGTCTGGTGGATCTGGCTGGCTCGGAGCGTGCCGACTCGACCGGTGCCAAGGGCACACGCTTGAAGGAGGGCGCCAACATCAACAAGTCCCTGACCACGCTGGGCAAAGTCATCTCCGCCCTGGCCGAAGTC TCT GCATCGAAGAAGAAACACAACAAGAAGGCCGACTTTATACCCTACCGCGACTCGGCTCTGACTTGGTTGCTGCGCGAGAATCTCGGTGGCAACTCCAAGACGGCCATGATAGCGGCCATTTCCCCAGCGGACATCAACTACGACGAAACGCTGAGCACTCTGAG GTATGCGGATCGTGCCAAGCAAATTGTGTGCAAGGCAGTGGTCAATGAGGATGCCAATGCGAAGCTTATACGCGAGCTCAAGGAGGAGATACAGAAGCTGCGGGATCTGCTCAAGGCCGAGGGCATTGAGGTGCAGGAAG AGGATGAGCTGAACAAGTCCACGACGGGCATCAAGTCGCCATCAAAGTCGCGCAATCGCAATGGCTCCACCACGGAAATGGCCGTGGATCAGCTGCAGGCCAGCGAGAAGCTCATTGCAG AACTCAATGAAACCTGGGAGGAGAAGCTGAAGCGCACCGAGGAGATTCGCCTGCAGCGTGAGGCTGTCTTTGCCGAAATGGGTGTGGCTGTCAAGGAGGACGGCATCACTGTGGGCGTGTTCTCGCCCAAGAAGACGCCGCATCTGGTGAACCTCAACGAGGACCCGAATCTGTCCGAGTGTCTGCTGTACTACATCAAGGACGGGCTCACGCGGCTGGGCACCCACGAGGCGAATGTGCCGCAGGACATACAGCTGTCCGGCTCGCACATCCTCAAGGAGCACTGCACCTTCGAGAACCGCAACAGCACCGTGACCCTGCTGCCCCACAAGGATGCCATTATCTTTGTGAACGGACGCCAGCTGGTGGAGCCGGAGGTGCTGAAGACCGGCTCGCGTGTCATTCTGGGCAAGAATCACGTGTTCCGCTTCACCAATCCGGAGCAGGCACGCGAACTGCGCGAGAAGATCACCGAGAACGAGGCCGAGaacgaggagaaggagaaggccgACGCACCGGACTGGAACTTTGCCCAGTGCGAGCTGCTCGAGAAGCAGGGCATCGACCTCAAGGCCGAGATGAAGAAGCGTCTCGACAACCTCGAGGAGCAGTACAAGCGCGAGAAGCTGCAGGCCGACCAGCAGTTCGAGGAGCAGCGCAAGACCTACGAGGCGCGCATCGATGCACTGCAGAAGCAGGTCGAGGAGCAGTCCATGACCATGTCCATGTACAGCAGCTACTCCCCGGAGGATTTCCACCAAGAGGAGGATGTCTACA ACAATCCCATGTACGAGTCCTGCTGGACTGCACGCGAGGCTGGACTGGCCGCTTGGGCCTTCCGCAAGTGGCGCTATCATCAGTTCACCTCGCTGCGCGATGATCTCTGGGGCAATGCCATATTCCTCAAGGAGGCCAATGCCATTTCCGTTGAACTAAAGAAgaag GTGCAATTCCAATTCACTCTCTTGACCGACACTCTGTACTCTCCGCTGCCGCCCGAGCTGGCCTCGAGTGTCGCAccgctgcagcaggaggacgaGTTTGGCGCACCGCCCGTGTCCAAGACCCTGGTGGCCGTCGAAGTCACAGACACCAAGAACGGAGCCACTCACTACTGGTCGCTGGAGAAGCTTCG ACAGCGCCTGGAGCTGATGCGCGAGATGTACCACAATGAGGCAGAGATGAGTCCCACCTCGCCGGACTACAACGTGGAGAGTCTCACCGGTGGGGACCCGTTCTACGATCGCTTCCCCTGGTTCCGCATGGTCGGACGCTCGTTCATCTACCTGAGCAACCTGCTCTATCCCGTGCCACTGGTGCACAAGGTGGCCATTGTCAACGAGCGTGGGGATGTGCGGGGCTACCTAAGGATCGCCGTGCAGCCGGTGCTGGATGAGGAGTCGATCGACTTTAACAATGGAGTGAAGCAGTCGGCCCGCTTGGTCTTCAACGAGGATGATGCCAAGCCCAAGTATCGCGCTCTCAACGAGAAGGATGACGTGCAGCGGTACATCGACAATGGTGGCCTCGACAGCAAGCTGGAGG AGCTCGAGGATGTTGACTCGGGACGCGGCATTGACTCCAACTCTGCCTCGGAGTGCCCCGAGAATGCCGAGGAGCCCGGCGAGCATCTGCAGGTGGGCAAGGAGTTCACCTTCCGCGTGACGGTGCTGCAGGCCACTGGCATTGGTGCCGAGTACGCAGACATCTTCTGTCAGTTCAA CTTCTTGCATCGCCATGAGGAGGCTTTCTCCACGGAGCCGGTCAAGAACTCGGCCTCGGGCGCACCTCTGGGCTTCTACCATGTGCAGAAT ATAACTGTGCCCGTGACCAAGTCGTTCATCGAGTACTTGAAGACGCAGCCGATCATGTTCAAGATCTTTGGCCACTACCAGACGCATCCGCTGCACAAGGATGCCAAGCAGGAGTTTGTGTCGCGGCCCCCGCCCAGGCGCATGCTGCCCCCGAGCATACCCATCAGTCAGCCAGTGCGCAGTCCCAAGTTCGGGCCACTGCCCTGTCCACCCTCATCCACGGTCCTGGCCAAGCACGATGTCCTGGTGTGGTTCGAGATCTGCGAACTGGCACCCAACGGAGAGTACGTGCCATCG GTGGTGGAACACAGCGACGATCTTCCCTGCCGCGGGCTCTTCCTGCTGCATCAGGGCATCCAGCGACGCATTCGCATCACCATTGTGCACGAGCCCACGCCCGAGGTGAAGTGGAAGGACATCAATGAGCTGGTGGTGGGACGCATACGCAACACGCCCGAGTCCTCCGACGAACAGGATGAGGATGCGTGCGTCCTGTCGCTGGGTCTGTTCCCCGGCGAAGTGCTGGACGTGCCCGGCGACGATCGCTCCTTCTATCGCTTCGAGGCCGCCTGGGACTCGAGTCTGCACAACTCGGCGCTGCTCAATCGCGTCTCGCAGGGCGGCGAGACCATCTACATCACACTCAGCGCCTACTTGGAG CTGGAGAACTGCGCTCGCCCGGCCATCGTTACGAAGGATCTGAGCATGGTGATCTATGGACGCGACGCTCGCACCGGTCCCCGCTCGCTGAAGCATCTGTTCTCGGGGCAGTACCGCAATCCGGAGGCCAATCGACTGTCCGGCGTGTACGAGCTGTCGCTGCGTAGAGCATCTGAAGCAGGTAGTCCAG GTGTGCAGCGTCGGCAGCGTCGCGTGCTGGACACCAGCTCCACGTATGTGCGTGGCGAGGAGAATCTGCATGGCTGGCGGCCACGCGGCGACTCGCTGATCTTCGACCATCAGTgggagctggagaagctgaCGCGCCTCGAGGAGGTGGGACGCATGcggcatctgctgctgttgcgcgAGCGCCTGGGCATGGACACCAACCCGAATCCGACAACCAAAACGGAGAAGGATGTCTGCAACCTGGCTGCCCGTGCGGCCACCTCCCCCGTGCACATGGTCATTCCACAATCGCCGCAAACGCCGGTCAAGGATCCGCAACAAATCTTGCCAGAACGCGAGTACAACCAACGGGAGCAGGATCTCATGCTCAAGTGCTTGAAGCTGGTGCAAG CTGGACGCTTTGCCAAGAACGAGGCTAACGACACTCAAACCCAGTCGGATGTCTCGCCCAGCGATGAGGGCTGCGCCGACATGACCGTCAGCTGCATCTCCAGCAACTCCATGGA GCTATGCTCGCCGGATCGCGCCGATGCCCCGAATGGCTGGGAGGCACCTGCCCCAGCCACTCAGCCGATTCTGCCGCTGCGTCTGTACGtgccggagctggaggagattCGCGTCAGCCCTGTGGTGGCCCGCAAGGGACTGCTGAATGTCCTGGAACATGGCGGTTCGGGCTGGAAGAAGCGCTGGGTG ACTGTGCGTCGTCCTTATGTGTTTATCTATCGCTCGGAGAAGGATCCCGTGGAGCGGGCTGTCCTCAACCTGGCCACGGCTCAGGTGGAGTGCAGCGAGGATCAGGCAGCCATGGTCAAGATACCCAACACTTTCAG TGTGGTGACCAAACATCGTGGCTATCTGCTGCAGACACTCGGCGACAAGGAGGTGCACGACTGGCTCTATGCCATCAATCCTCTGCTGGCTGGTCAGATCAA ATCCCGCCTGGCGCGACGCACCTTGGAGCCGGCCAGCCAGACGGCCTCCCAGATCCAGGCCAGCAGCGCCGCGAATGCAAACAGTGCGAACAAATGA